A region from the Falco rusticolus isolate bFalRus1 chromosome 4, bFalRus1.pri, whole genome shotgun sequence genome encodes:
- the NKTR gene encoding NK-tumor recognition protein isoform X7: MQRLRTYRPPSGEKWSKGDKLSDPCTSRWDERSASRRSRSWSHNGYSDLSTVRYSSHHKKHRKEKKKVKHKKKSKKQKHFKKHKQMKKKKTSASSDVESSHSFLRRTKSSCDHERKSRSSSLSSRRSSRRDWSKSDKEDQSSSTLSSRGTRSYYRSRSRSKSRSYSRRSSRSRSASKSSRSRSRSRSSSNPRHQKTVSNSPRNISVRLNENKLSKTAEPVRAVILPSDKVVVPPVVPENLPVIPLSDSPPPSRWKPGQKPWKPSYERIQEMKAKTTHLIPTQTNYNLVVVKEANTSSSYRKQQRSSDSDRSGYSKYRSDRSSDSWQRSRSRSSRSRSYSRSYTRSRSPSSSRTKSRSSGRSPSLSKYHSDRSGCSESTSYYSLSDDDRHRNKRKSISSDQKARSLKLRQETSSESTLPYKCTKDYDESSQGLKESDSLSSSDFSTDSERSAKMKVVQEKEGRFRLEGDTQKQDKNSLSSERGEEKFKCEQDSDHAKKKAAKEKSSEQPRGGAKTKRKSYSGSKWDSESNSERGEARHNRGDSRPSSSKEEGEATSGSDTELSVTKRIKKQSNSSEGFLDSDCTWKTSKQLSSSESESSRSSSTNIRGKSKKHKQGLKKSLKKSHSKKAKEKSKGKKEKKHKVQKRKEMFHWQPPLEFGEEDDDEINEKPLTSDDKKERQPTRDIKDKKQVYEKDEIVKDKMGNGEKACADENLLGKNTTCGASPDRSNLNKDSIEINASTSILNSGINVITCKNEIKQAEESNQNGLEDVIQTDDNMEICTPDRNSPGKVDVDVLSPVILSAKPQALSASRNKDLQVETPEQDTVKLGNNIIDFINIKEEKEAGRQENNSAPVSSAKDCSIKSEVTENTQSNMTDNKWKPLQGVGNLQPATISPAAEVKNVASASEPKPAGLRIEIKAKNKVRPGSLFDEVRKTARLNRRPRNQESSSEEESPSRDDNSPSRSLSRSRSKSESKSRHRTRSVSYSHSRSRSRSSTYSYRSRSYTRSRSRGWYSRDRSRSRSSSYHSYKSRSRTYSRSRSRSSSYGHHSRSSRSYTYDSYYSRSRSRSKRSDSYRRSRSYDRRSRSYGSDSESDRSYSNNRSPSESSRYS, from the exons atgcagAGATTACGAACGTACAGACCACCTAGTGGAGAAAAATGGAGCAAAGGCGATAA GTTGAGTGACCCATGTACAAGCAGATGGGATGAAAGAAGTGCATCCCGGAGATCAAGATCCTGGTCACATAACGGTTATTCTGATCTAAGTACTGTGAGATATTCTAGCCATcacaaaaagcacaggaaagagaaaaagaaggtgaaacataaaaagaaatctaaaaagcaaaagcatttcaagaagcacaagcaaatgaaaaaaaagaaaacatcagccTCATCAGATGTAGAATCTTCTCATTCCTTCCTCAGGAGGACAAAATCATCTTGTGATCATGAGAGGAAATCTCGTTCTTCTTCATTGTCTTCTAGACGTTCATCCAGAAGAGACTGGTCTAAATCTGATAAGGAAGATCAGAGCTCATCAACTTTATCAAGCAGAGGGACTCGGTCATACTACAGGTCCAGATCTAGGTCTAAATCAAGATCTTATTCCCGAAGAAGTTCTAGATCAAGATCAGCCTCTAAATCGTCACGTTCTCGAAGTAGGTCAAGGTCAAGTTCTAACCCTAGGCATCAAAAGACAGTTTCCAATTCTCCACGAAACATTTCAGTAcgattaaatgaaaataagttgaGCAAGACTGCTGAGCCTGTAAGAGCAGTTATACTCCCAAGTGATAAAGTTGTCGTACCACCAGTTGTCCCAGAAAACCTCCCTGTTATACCCTTAAGTGATAGTCCACCGCCTTCAAGGTGGAAACCTGGGCAGAAACCATGGAAGCCATCTTATGAGAGAATTCAGGAGATGAAAGCTAAAACAACCCATTTAATACCCACACAAACTAATTACAATTTAGTAGTTGTTAAAGAGGCTAACACTTCTTCCTCATATCGTAAGCAACAAAGGAGTTCTGATAGCGATCGAAGTGGTTATTCCAAATATCGTAGTGACAGAAGCTCAGATAGTTGGCAGAGATCAAGAAGCAGGTCCTCTCGAAGCAGGTCATACTCAAGATCTTACACGAGATCCAGAAGTCCATCTAGCTCTAGGACAAAATCTCGTTCTTCTGGCAGATCACCGTCACTGAGTAAATACCACAGTGATAGGTCAGGCTGTAGTGAATCAACATCTTACTATTCCCTTAGTGATGATGAtagacacagaaacaaaagaaaatccatatCAAGTGATCAAAAAGCTCGGTCTCTTAAACTGAGGCAAGAAACGAGCTCTGAAAGTACTCTCCCTTATAAGTGTACAAAAGACTACGATGAATCTTCTCAAGGACTGAAAGAGAGTGACAGTTTATCATCTTCAGACTTCTCTACTGACAGTGAGCGTTCTGCCAAAATGAAAGTAGTCCAAGAAAAAGAAGGCCGTTTTCGATTAGAAGGAGATACTCAGAAGCAGGATAAAAATAGCTTAAGTTctgagagaggggaggagaaatTTAAGTGTGAGCAGGATTCTGATCATgctaaaaagaaagcagctaaGGAGAAATCTTCTGAGCAGCCTAGAGGTGGTGCAAAAACTAAACGAAAATCCTATTCGGGTAGTAAATGGGACTCTGAATCAAATTCTGAAAGAGGAGAGGCAAGACATAATAGGGGAGATTCCAGACCCTCCTCTAgtaaagaggaaggagaggccACATCAGGATCTGATACAGAGCTTAGCGTCACCAAAAGGAtaaaaaagcaatcaaattCTTCAGAAGGCTTTCTGGATTCTGATTGTACATGGAAGACAAGCAAACAGTTGTCATCTTCTGAATCTGAGAGTTCTCGTTCTAGCTCAACAAACATTAGAGGAAAgtcaaaaaaacacaaacagggcttgaaaaaatctcttaaaaaatCACActccaaaaaagcaaaagaaaaatcaaaagggaaaaaggagaagaaacacaaagttcagaaaagaaaagaaatgtttcattggCAACCCCCTCTGGAGTTTGGTGAAGAAGATGATGATGAGATAAATGAAAAGCCACTTACCAGTGATGATAAAAAAGAGAGGCAGCCTACCAGGGACATAAAGGATAAAAAGCAAGTTTATGAAAAGGATGAAATAGTCAAAGATAAAATGGGGAATGGTGAAAAGGCTTGTGCGGATGAAAACCTTTTAGGTAAAAACACTACATGTGGTGCCTCACCAGATCGCAGTAACCTCAATAAGGATAGCATTGAAATAAATGCTTCAACCAGTATTTTAAACTCAGGAATAAATGTGATCACTTGCAAGAATGAGATTAAACAGGCTGAGGAAAGTAACCAGAACGGATTGGAAGATGTTATTCAGACAGATGACAACATGGAGATTTGTACTCCTGATCGTAATTCACCAGGGAAGGTTGATGTGGACGTTTTGTCTCCTGTCATTCTCTCTGCTAAACCTCAGGCTTTAAGTGCTAGTAGAAACAAAGATTTACAGGTTGAGACCCCTGAACAAGATACTGTCAAGCTAGGAAACAATATTATAGactttattaatattaaagaagaaaaagaagcaggaaggcAAGAAAATAACTCTGCTCCTGTGTCTAGTGCTAAGGACTGTAGTATAAAAAGTGAAGTTACTGAAAATACGCAAAGCAATATGACAGATAATAAATGGAAGCCGTTGCAAGGTGTTGGTAATTTACAGCCAGCAACAATTAGTCCTgctgcagaagttaaaaatgtaGCTTCAGCATCAGAGCCTAAACCAGCAGGTTTAAGAattgaaataaaagctaaaaataaagtaagacCTGGATCTCTGTTTGATGAAGTTAGAAAAACAGCACGGCTAAATCGAAGGCCAAGGAACCAAGAAAGTTCCAGTGAGGAAGAATCTCCCAGTAGAGATGACAATAGCCCCTCCAGGAGTCTCAGTAGGTCACGAAGTAAATCGGAGTCTAAATCCAGACACAGAACAAGGTCCGTATCTTACAGTCACTCAAGGAGTCGATCCCGAAGTTCTACATATTCATATAG GTCAAGGAGCTATACAAGAAGCCGAAGCAGAGGATGGTATAGTAGAGATCGGTCAAGAAGTCGAAGCAGTTCTTACCACAGTTACAAGAGTCGTAG tCGAACCTATAGTAGAAGTAGATCCAGAAGTAGTTCTTATGGTCATCACAGTCGATCCAG TAGGTCATACACGTATGATAGTTACTATAGCAGAAGTAGAAGTAGAAGTAAAAGGAGTGACAGCTATCGAAGATCTAGAAGTTACGATAGAAGGTCCAG ATCTTATGGCTCTGACAGTGAAAGCGATCGCAGTTACTCCAACAATCGAAGTCCTAGTGAAAGCAGCAGATATAGCTGA